The following coding sequences lie in one Streptomyces venezuelae genomic window:
- a CDS encoding heme o synthase produces MCVTAVESRPAGVSGTDLSPSHRPFGARVKAFVALTKPRIIELLLITTVPVMFLAEQGVPDLWLVFVTCLGGYLSAGGANALNMYIDRDIDALMDRTSQRPLVTGMVSPRECLVFGITLAVVSTLLFGFAVNWLSAWLSLGALLFYVVVYTMILKRRTSQNIVWGGIAGCLPVLIGWSSVTNSMSWAPIVLFMVMFFWTPPHYWPLSMKVKDDYARVGVPMLPVIASNKVVARQIVLYSWVMVAVSLLLQPLGYTGWFYTAVALVTGGWWLWEAHGLQNRAKAEVTGGKLKEMRLFHWSITYVSLLFVAVAVDPFLR; encoded by the coding sequence GTGTGCGTGACGGCCGTTGAATCCCGTCCAGCGGGGGTTTCCGGGACGGACCTTAGCCCGAGCCATCGGCCGTTCGGGGCTCGTGTCAAGGCGTTCGTGGCGCTGACCAAGCCGCGGATCATCGAGCTTCTGCTCATCACCACCGTTCCGGTGATGTTCCTCGCCGAGCAGGGCGTGCCCGACCTGTGGCTGGTCTTCGTGACCTGTCTGGGCGGGTACCTCTCCGCGGGGGGCGCAAACGCCCTCAACATGTACATCGACCGCGACATCGACGCGCTGATGGACCGCACGTCGCAGCGGCCGCTCGTGACCGGCATGGTCAGCCCACGCGAGTGCCTGGTCTTCGGCATCACCCTCGCGGTCGTCTCGACGCTGCTGTTCGGCTTCGCCGTCAACTGGCTCTCCGCCTGGCTGTCGCTCGGCGCCCTGCTCTTCTACGTGGTCGTCTACACGATGATCCTGAAGCGCCGGACCTCGCAGAACATCGTCTGGGGCGGCATCGCGGGCTGCCTGCCGGTCCTCATCGGCTGGTCCTCGGTCACCAACTCCATGTCGTGGGCGCCGATCGTCCTCTTCATGGTGATGTTCTTCTGGACGCCGCCGCACTACTGGCCGCTCTCCATGAAGGTCAAGGACGACTACGCGCGCGTCGGCGTGCCGATGCTGCCGGTCATCGCCTCCAACAAGGTGGTCGCCCGCCAGATCGTCCTCTACAGCTGGGTCATGGTGGCCGTCTCGCTGCTGCTCCAGCCCCTCGGCTACACCGGCTGGTTCTACACCGCGGTGGCGCTGGTGACCGGCGGCTGGTGGCTGTGGGAGGCGCACGGGCTGCAGAACCGCGCCAAGGCCGAGGTCACGGGCGGCAAGCTCAAGGAGATGCGCCTCTTCCACTGGTCGATCACCTACGTGTCGCTGCTCTTCGTGGCCGTGGCGGTGGACCCCTTCCTGCGCTAG
- the tkt gene encoding transketolase, producing the protein MSTKPTTTDLEWTELDQRAVDTARVLAMDSVQKVGNGHPGTAMSLAPAAYTLFQKVMRHDPADADWTGRDRFVLSAGHSSLTLYIQLYLAGFGLELDDLKAFRTWGSKTPGHPEYGHTVGVETTTGPLGQGVANAVGMAMAARYERGLFDPETTDGSSPFDHYVYAIAGDGCLQEGISGEASSLAGHQKLGNLILLWDDNHISIEGDTETAVSEDTLKRYEAYGWHVQRVAPKEDGDLDPAALYAAIEAAKAETERPSFIAMRSIIAWPAPNAQNTEAAHGSALGEEEVAATKRVLGFDPEQTFEVSDEVLAHTRKALDRGREAKAEWEKGFASWRSADPTRAAEFDRIAAGELPEGWEEKLPEFETGKGVATRAASGKVLQALGAVIPELWGGSADLAGSNNTTIDKTSSFLPKGNPLPGADPYGRTIHFGIREHSMAAEMNGIALHGNTRIYGGTFLVFSDYMRNAVRLSALMHLPVTYVWTHDSIGLGEDGPTHQPVEHLASLRAIPGLNVVRPADANETAIAWREILKRYTKEFGKGAPHGLALTRQGVPTYERNEDAAKGGYVLFEAEGPDGKSTAPEVVLIGTGSEVQLAVEAREQLQAAGVPTRVVSMPSVEWFEEQDQGYRDAVLPPSVKARVAVEAGIGLTWHRFVGDAGRIVSLEHFGASADAKVLFREFGFTADAVAEAARESIAAAQR; encoded by the coding sequence GTGAGCACCAAGCCGACCACCACAGACCTCGAGTGGACCGAACTGGACCAGCGGGCCGTTGACACCGCCCGCGTCCTGGCCATGGATTCCGTACAGAAGGTCGGCAACGGCCATCCCGGTACGGCCATGAGCCTCGCGCCCGCCGCGTACACCCTTTTCCAGAAGGTGATGCGCCACGACCCCGCGGACGCCGACTGGACCGGCCGCGACCGGTTCGTCCTCTCTGCGGGACACTCGTCCCTGACCCTCTACATCCAGCTGTACCTGGCCGGTTTCGGCCTGGAGCTGGACGACCTGAAGGCCTTCCGCACCTGGGGCTCGAAGACCCCGGGCCACCCGGAGTACGGCCACACGGTGGGCGTGGAGACGACCACGGGGCCGCTGGGCCAGGGCGTGGCCAACGCCGTGGGCATGGCGATGGCCGCCCGCTACGAGCGCGGCCTGTTCGACCCGGAGACGACGGACGGCTCGTCCCCGTTCGACCACTACGTGTACGCCATCGCCGGTGACGGCTGCCTCCAGGAGGGCATCTCCGGCGAGGCCTCGTCGCTGGCCGGGCACCAGAAGCTCGGCAACCTGATCCTGCTGTGGGACGACAACCACATCTCGATCGAGGGCGACACCGAGACCGCCGTCTCCGAGGACACCCTCAAGCGGTACGAGGCGTACGGCTGGCACGTCCAGCGCGTGGCCCCCAAGGAGGACGGCGACCTCGACCCCGCCGCGCTCTACGCCGCGATCGAGGCCGCCAAGGCCGAGACCGAGCGCCCCTCCTTCATCGCGATGCGTTCGATCATCGCCTGGCCCGCCCCGAACGCGCAGAACACCGAGGCCGCGCACGGCTCGGCGCTCGGCGAGGAGGAAGTGGCCGCCACCAAGCGCGTCCTCGGCTTCGACCCGGAGCAGACCTTCGAGGTCTCCGACGAGGTCCTCGCGCACACCCGCAAGGCGCTCGACCGGGGCCGTGAGGCCAAGGCCGAGTGGGAGAAGGGCTTCGCCTCGTGGCGCAGCGCCGACCCGACGCGCGCGGCCGAGTTCGACCGCATCGCCGCGGGCGAGCTGCCCGAGGGCTGGGAGGAGAAGCTGCCGGAGTTCGAGACCGGCAAGGGCGTCGCCACGCGCGCCGCGTCCGGCAAGGTCCTCCAGGCGCTCGGCGCGGTCATCCCCGAGCTGTGGGGCGGCTCCGCCGACCTCGCGGGCTCGAACAACACGACGATCGACAAGACGTCGTCGTTCCTGCCGAAGGGCAACCCGCTGCCGGGCGCCGACCCGTACGGCCGCACGATCCACTTCGGCATCCGCGAGCACTCCATGGCCGCGGAGATGAACGGCATCGCGCTGCACGGCAACACGCGCATCTACGGCGGCACCTTCCTGGTGTTCTCCGACTACATGCGCAACGCCGTGCGTCTGTCCGCGCTGATGCACCTGCCGGTGACGTACGTGTGGACGCACGACTCCATCGGTCTCGGCGAGGACGGCCCGACCCACCAGCCGGTCGAGCACCTGGCCTCGCTGCGCGCCATCCCGGGCCTGAACGTCGTGCGCCCGGCCGACGCGAACGAGACCGCCATCGCCTGGCGCGAGATCCTCAAGCGCTACACCAAGGAGTTCGGCAAGGGCGCCCCGCACGGCCTCGCGCTGACCCGCCAGGGCGTGCCGACGTACGAGCGCAACGAGGACGCCGCCAAGGGTGGCTACGTCCTGTTCGAGGCCGAAGGGCCCGACGGAAAGAGCACAGCGCCCGAGGTCGTGCTCATCGGCACCGGCTCCGAGGTCCAGCTCGCCGTCGAGGCGCGCGAGCAGCTGCAGGCCGCAGGCGTGCCGACGCGTGTCGTCTCGATGCCGTCGGTCGAGTGGTTCGAGGAGCAGGACCAGGGGTACCGGGACGCGGTGCTGCCTCCGTCGGTGAAGGCGCGCGTGGCGGTCGAGGCGGGCATCGGCCTGACCTGGCACCGCTTCGTGGGCGACGCCGGACGCATCGTCTCGCTGGAGCACTTCGGTGCCTCGGCGGATGCCAAGGTGCTGTTCCGCGAGTTCGGTTTCACCGCTGACGCGGTGGCCGAGGCGGCGCGGGAATCGATCGCCGCCGCTCAGCGCTGA
- the tal gene encoding transaldolase, which yields MTDALKRLSEEGVAIWLDDLSRKRITSGNLAELIDQQHVVGVTTNPSIFQKAISQGDGYDQQLSDLAAREVTVEEAIRMITTADVRDAADILRPVFDATGGQDGRVSIEVDPRLAHNTKATVAEAKQLAWLVDRPNALIKIPATKAGIPAITEVIGLGISVNVTLIFSLERYRMVMDAYLAGLEKAKERGLDLSKIHSVASFFVSRVDTEIDKRLDGIGTDEAKSLKGKAALANARLAYEAYEEVFSSDRWAALDKAQANKQRPLWASTGVKDPAYKDTLYVDELVAPNTVNTMPEATLEATADHGQITGNTIAGTYDQARAEIAAVEKLGIGYDEVVQLLEDEGVEKFEASWTDLLKSTEAELKRLAPAKG from the coding sequence ATGACAGACGCACTCAAGCGCCTTTCAGAAGAAGGCGTCGCGATCTGGCTGGACGACCTGTCGCGCAAGCGGATCACGTCCGGCAACCTCGCCGAGCTGATCGACCAGCAGCACGTCGTGGGCGTCACGACCAACCCCTCGATCTTCCAGAAGGCGATCTCGCAGGGCGACGGTTACGACCAGCAGCTGTCGGACCTCGCCGCGCGCGAGGTCACCGTCGAAGAGGCCATCCGCATGATCACGACGGCGGACGTCCGTGACGCCGCCGACATCCTGCGCCCGGTCTTCGACGCCACCGGCGGCCAGGACGGCCGGGTGTCGATCGAGGTCGACCCGCGGCTCGCGCACAACACGAAGGCGACGGTCGCCGAGGCCAAGCAGCTCGCGTGGCTGGTGGACCGGCCGAACGCGCTGATCAAGATCCCGGCCACCAAGGCGGGCATCCCGGCGATCACCGAGGTCATCGGCCTCGGCATCAGCGTCAACGTGACGCTGATCTTCTCGCTCGAGCGCTACCGCATGGTGATGGACGCGTACCTGGCGGGCCTGGAGAAGGCCAAGGAGCGCGGCCTGGACCTGTCGAAGATCCACTCGGTGGCGTCCTTCTTCGTGTCCCGCGTGGACACCGAGATCGACAAGCGCCTGGACGGCATCGGCACGGACGAGGCCAAGTCCCTCAAGGGCAAGGCCGCGCTCGCCAACGCCCGGCTCGCGTACGAGGCGTACGAGGAGGTCTTCTCCTCGGACCGCTGGGCCGCCCTGGACAAGGCGCAGGCCAACAAGCAGCGTCCGCTGTGGGCCTCGACCGGCGTCAAGGACCCGGCGTACAAGGACACCCTGTACGTCGACGAGCTCGTCGCGCCGAACACGGTGAACACGATGCCCGAGGCGACCCTGGAGGCCACGGCCGACCACGGGCAGATCACGGGCAACACCATCGCGGGCACGTACGACCAGGCGCGCGCCGAGATCGCCGCGGTGGAGAAGCTCGGCATCGGCTACGACGAGGTCGTGCAGCTCCTCGAGGACGAGGGCGTCGAGAAGTTCGAGGCGTCCTGGACCGACCTGCTCAAGTCCACCGAGGCCGAGCTCAAGCGCCTCGCTCCCGCGAAGGGCTGA
- the zwf gene encoding glucose-6-phosphate dehydrogenase produces MSSSNPLRDAADRRLPRIAGPSGLVIFGVTGDLSRKKLMPAVYDLANRGLLPPGFALIGFARREWQDEDFAQEVHDAVKQHARTPFREEVWQQLIQGMRFVQGNFDDDEAFEQLKATIQELDKAQGTGGNFAFYLSVPPKFFPQVVQQLKKHELADAPEGSWRRAVIEKPFGHDLASAQDLNAIVHEVFDPDQVFRIDHYLGKETVQNILALRFANQMFEPIWNRSYVDHVQITMAEDIGIGGRAGYYDGIGAARDVIQNHLLQLMALTAMEEPASFDADALVAEKAKVLGAVRLPKDLGKDTVRGQYAAGWQGGEKAVGYLQEDGIDPKSKTDTYAAIKLQVDNRRWAGVPFYLRTGKRLGRRVTEIAVVFQRAPHSPFDHTATEELGQNAIVIRVQPDEGITVRFGSKVPGTSMEIRDVSMDFAYGESFTESSPEAYERLILDVLLGDANLFPRTEEVELSWNILDPIEEYWDKHGKPAQYPAGTWGPTEADEMLARDGRSWRRP; encoded by the coding sequence TTGTCAAGCAGCAATCCGCTGCGTGACGCCGCAGACCGACGGCTCCCGCGTATCGCGGGGCCGTCGGGCCTGGTCATTTTCGGCGTCACGGGCGATTTGTCCCGTAAAAAGTTGATGCCTGCCGTGTACGACCTCGCCAACCGGGGTCTCCTGCCGCCGGGCTTCGCCCTCATCGGCTTCGCCCGCCGCGAGTGGCAGGACGAGGACTTCGCGCAGGAGGTGCACGACGCCGTCAAGCAGCACGCGCGCACGCCCTTCCGCGAGGAGGTCTGGCAGCAGCTCATCCAGGGCATGCGCTTCGTCCAGGGCAACTTCGACGACGACGAGGCCTTCGAGCAGCTGAAGGCCACCATCCAGGAGCTGGACAAGGCGCAGGGAACGGGCGGCAACTTCGCCTTCTACCTCTCCGTGCCCCCCAAGTTCTTCCCCCAGGTCGTCCAGCAGCTCAAGAAGCACGAGCTCGCGGACGCCCCCGAGGGCTCCTGGCGGCGCGCCGTCATCGAGAAGCCGTTCGGCCACGACCTGGCGTCGGCCCAGGACCTCAACGCGATCGTGCACGAGGTGTTCGACCCGGACCAGGTGTTCCGGATCGACCACTACCTCGGCAAGGAGACCGTCCAGAACATCCTGGCGCTCCGCTTCGCCAACCAGATGTTCGAGCCGATCTGGAACCGGTCGTACGTGGACCACGTCCAGATCACGATGGCCGAGGACATCGGCATCGGCGGCCGCGCCGGCTACTACGACGGCATCGGCGCCGCCCGTGACGTCATCCAGAACCACCTGCTCCAGCTGATGGCGCTGACCGCGATGGAGGAGCCCGCCTCCTTCGACGCCGACGCGCTCGTCGCGGAGAAGGCGAAGGTGCTCGGCGCCGTCCGGCTGCCGAAGGACCTCGGCAAGGACACGGTGCGCGGGCAGTACGCCGCGGGCTGGCAGGGCGGCGAGAAGGCCGTCGGCTACCTCCAGGAAGACGGCATCGACCCCAAGTCGAAGACCGACACCTATGCCGCGATCAAGCTGCAGGTGGACAACCGCCGCTGGGCGGGCGTCCCGTTCTACCTGCGCACCGGCAAGCGCCTCGGCCGGCGCGTCACGGAGATCGCGGTCGTCTTCCAGCGCGCGCCGCACTCCCCCTTCGACCACACCGCCACCGAGGAGCTCGGGCAGAACGCGATCGTCATCCGCGTCCAGCCCGACGAGGGCATCACGGTGCGGTTCGGCTCGAAGGTGCCCGGCACCTCCATGGAGATCCGGGACGTCTCGATGGACTTCGCGTACGGCGAGTCCTTCACCGAGTCCAGCCCGGAGGCGTACGAGCGTCTGATCCTCGACGTCCTGCTCGGCGACGCCAACCTCTTCCCGCGCACGGAGGAGGTCGAGCTGTCCTGGAACATCCTCGACCCGATCGAGGAGTACTGGGACAAGCACGGCAAGCCCGCGCAGTACCCGGCCGGCACCTGGGGCCCGACCGAAGCGGACGAAATGCTCGCACGAGACGGACGGAGCTGGCGCCGGCCATGA
- the opcA gene encoding glucose-6-phosphate dehydrogenase assembly protein OpcA, which produces MKIDLTDTTSSKINKALVQGRRAIGTPAVGMVLTLVIVTDEENAYDSLKAASEASREHPSRTLVVIKRAARSPRDRTTSRLDAEVRVGADAGTGETVILRLYGEGINHAQSVVLPLLLPDAPVVAWWPVNAPLDPAKDPLGALAQRRVTDTYAAEQPIHELTARAEAYSPGDTDLSWTRITPWRSMLAAALDQVTCKVTSVQVEGEEFNPSCELLAMWLADRLDVPVKRTLSAGPGLTGVRMETTCGPIVLDRADGSLATLSIEGQPDRAVALKRREVAELIAEELRRLDPDDTYASALKYGVDRLGDPADRPDSLRDEKPSEDAKEEAEAKAAASEEPKQAPAKKAPAKKTATKKAAAK; this is translated from the coding sequence ATGAAGATCGACCTCACGGACACCACGTCCAGCAAGATCAACAAGGCGCTCGTGCAGGGCCGCCGCGCGATCGGCACCCCGGCCGTCGGCATGGTCCTCACCCTCGTCATCGTCACCGACGAGGAGAACGCCTACGACTCCCTGAAGGCGGCGAGCGAGGCCTCCCGCGAGCACCCCTCGCGCACCCTCGTGGTCATCAAGCGCGCCGCCCGCTCGCCCCGCGACCGCACCACCTCGCGCCTCGACGCCGAGGTCAGGGTCGGCGCGGACGCGGGCACCGGCGAGACGGTGATCCTGCGGCTCTACGGCGAGGGCATCAACCACGCCCAGTCCGTCGTCCTGCCGCTGCTGCTCCCCGACGCCCCCGTGGTCGCCTGGTGGCCGGTGAACGCCCCGCTGGACCCCGCCAAGGACCCGCTGGGCGCCCTGGCCCAGCGCCGCGTCACGGACACGTACGCCGCCGAGCAGCCGATCCACGAGCTGACCGCGCGCGCCGAGGCCTACAGCCCCGGCGACACGGACCTGTCCTGGACCCGCATCACGCCGTGGCGCTCCATGCTGGCCGCCGCGCTCGACCAGGTCACCTGCAAGGTCACCTCGGTACAGGTGGAGGGCGAGGAGTTCAACCCGAGCTGCGAGCTGCTCGCCATGTGGCTCGCGGACCGCCTCGACGTCCCGGTGAAGCGCACGCTGTCGGCGGGCCCCGGTCTGACCGGCGTCCGCATGGAGACCACCTGCGGTCCCATCGTGCTCGACCGCGCCGACGGCTCGCTCGCCACGCTCTCCATCGAGGGGCAGCCCGACCGCGCGGTGGCGCTCAAGCGCCGCGAGGTGGCCGAGCTGATCGCCGAGGAGCTGCGCCGCCTCGACCCGGACGACACCTACGCGTCCGCGCTGAAGTACGGCGTGGACCGTCTCGGCGACCCGGCGGACCGCCCGGACTCGCTCCGTGACGAGAAGCCGTCCGAGGACGCGAAGGAAGAGGCCGAGGCCAAGGCGGCCGCGTCGGAGGAGCCGAAGCAGGCTCCGGCCAAGAAGGCGCCGGCCAAGAAGACCGCCACCAAGAAGGCGGCGGCGAAGTGA
- the pgl gene encoding 6-phosphogluconolactonase yields the protein MTAAPQLVVHRDKELMAQAAAARLITKIVDAQAARGHASVVLTGGRNGNGVLAALAASPAKDAIDWSRLDLWWGDERFLPDGDPERNYTQAKEALLDSVPLNPARVHPMPASDGAYEVDAAAEIYAAELTAAAGPEDHGPVPTFDVLMLGVGPDTHVASLFPELPAVRETERSVVGVHGAPKPPPTRVTLTLPAIRAAREVWLLAAGEDKANAAAIALSGAGEVQAPAAGAYGRSRTLWLLDAAAASQLPPELYPPAVA from the coding sequence GTGACCGCGGCCCCGCAGCTCGTCGTCCACCGCGACAAGGAGCTGATGGCGCAGGCCGCCGCGGCCCGCCTCATCACGAAGATCGTCGACGCGCAGGCCGCCCGCGGCCACGCGTCGGTGGTCCTCACCGGCGGCCGCAACGGCAACGGCGTCCTCGCGGCGCTCGCCGCGTCCCCCGCGAAGGACGCGATCGACTGGTCGCGGCTCGACCTATGGTGGGGCGACGAGCGCTTCCTGCCGGACGGCGACCCGGAGCGCAACTACACCCAGGCCAAGGAGGCGCTGCTCGACTCGGTGCCCCTCAACCCGGCCCGGGTGCACCCGATGCCGGCCTCGGACGGCGCGTACGAGGTGGACGCGGCGGCGGAGATCTACGCCGCCGAGCTCACCGCGGCCGCGGGCCCGGAGGACCACGGTCCGGTGCCGACGTTCGACGTCCTGATGCTCGGCGTCGGCCCGGACACGCATGTCGCGTCGCTCTTCCCTGAGCTTCCGGCTGTGCGGGAGACGGAGCGCTCGGTGGTCGGCGTGCACGGCGCGCCGAAGCCCCCGCCGACCCGTGTCACGCTCACGCTCCCGGCGATCCGGGCGGCCCGCGAGGTGTGGCTGCTCGCGGCGGGCGAGGACAAGGCGAACGCCGCGGCGATCGCCCTGTCCGGCGCGGGCGAGGTGCAGGCCCCCGCGGCCGGTGCCTACGGCCGCTCGCGGACGCTGTGGCTCCTGGACGCCGCGGCGGCCTCCCAGCTCCCCCCGGAGCTGTACCCGCCGGCCGTCGCCTGA
- a CDS encoding DUF2087 domain-containing protein, translating to MDQLHAALADPERLRLYARIVLDDLPPREADSAVARKHLGRLLATGLVERLPDGSLRADAAVFRRSPDPVDAHDRPTVPRRLTGFFTHGRLTAIPVRPVVRHELLVHLTDTLFDADRTYSEVEVNEAFRTVHDDTAALRRYCVTDGLLVRAQDGSSYRRVLADA from the coding sequence ATGGACCAGCTGCACGCCGCGCTCGCCGACCCCGAGAGACTCAGGCTGTACGCGCGGATCGTCCTCGACGACCTGCCGCCCCGCGAGGCCGACTCGGCCGTCGCCCGCAAGCACCTGGGACGCCTCCTCGCCACCGGCCTCGTGGAGCGGCTGCCCGACGGCTCGCTGCGGGCCGACGCCGCCGTCTTCCGGCGCTCGCCCGACCCCGTCGACGCGCACGACCGTCCCACGGTGCCGCGCCGCCTCACCGGCTTCTTCACGCATGGCCGCCTCACCGCCATACCGGTCCGCCCCGTCGTGCGCCACGAACTCCTCGTCCACCTCACGGACACCCTCTTCGACGCCGACCGCACCTACAGCGAGGTCGAGGTCAACGAGGCGTTCCGCACCGTCCACGACGACACGGCGGCCCTGCGCCGATACTGCGTCACCGACGGCCTCCTCGTCCGCGCCCAGGACGGCAGCAGCTACCGACGCGTCCTCGCCGACGCCTGA
- the pgi gene encoding glucose-6-phosphate isomerase, with the protein MNAESRARLDRIPEWTALTEHRDRLGEVQLRELFAADPARGTAYTLQVGDLHIDYSKHLVTDETLTLLRDLAAATDVFGLRDAMFRGEKINTTEGRAVLHTALRAPRDAVIEVDGENVVPAVHAVLVKMSAFSEKVRSGEWTGHTGKRIKNVVNIGIGGSDLGPAMAYEALRSFTDRGLTVRFVSNVDGADLHEAVRDLDAAETLFIIASKTFTTIETITNATSARDWLLTELKAGQDAVAKHFVALSTNAEKVSDFGIDTDNMFEFWDWVGGRYSYDSAIGLSLMIAIGPDRFREMLDGFHLVDEHFRTAPAESNVPLLMGLLGVWYGNFHDAQSHAVLPYSHYLSKFTAYLQQLDMESNGKSVDRDGKPVDWQTGPVVWGTPGTNGQHAYYQLIHQGTKLIPADFIGFAEPVADLLPGLVAQHDLLMANFFAQTQALAFGKTPDEVRAEGVAEELVPHKTFKGNHPTTTILAKELTPSVLGQLIALYEHKVFVQGAVWNIDSFDQWGVELGKVLAKRVEPALTEGAEVPDLDGSTTALVAKYRDLRGR; encoded by the coding sequence ATGAACGCAGAAAGCCGCGCCAGGCTCGACCGGATTCCCGAGTGGACGGCGCTCACCGAGCACCGTGACCGGCTGGGGGAGGTGCAGCTGCGAGAGCTCTTCGCCGCGGACCCGGCGCGCGGCACGGCGTACACCCTCCAGGTCGGCGACCTGCACATCGACTACTCCAAGCACCTCGTCACCGACGAGACGCTGACGCTCCTGCGCGACCTGGCGGCCGCCACCGACGTCTTCGGGCTGCGGGACGCCATGTTCCGCGGCGAGAAGATCAACACCACCGAGGGCCGGGCCGTCCTGCACACGGCGCTGCGCGCCCCGCGGGACGCCGTCATCGAGGTCGACGGCGAGAATGTGGTGCCCGCCGTGCACGCCGTCCTCGTCAAGATGAGCGCCTTCTCCGAGAAGGTCCGCTCCGGCGAGTGGACCGGTCACACCGGCAAGCGCATCAAGAACGTCGTCAACATCGGCATCGGCGGCTCCGACCTCGGCCCCGCGATGGCGTACGAGGCGCTGCGCTCCTTCACCGACCGCGGCCTCACGGTCCGCTTCGTGTCGAACGTGGACGGCGCGGACCTGCACGAGGCCGTGCGGGACCTGGACGCCGCCGAGACGCTGTTCATCATCGCCTCGAAGACGTTCACCACCATCGAGACGATCACCAACGCCACCTCCGCGCGCGACTGGCTGCTGACCGAGCTGAAAGCAGGCCAGGACGCCGTCGCCAAGCACTTCGTGGCCCTGTCGACCAACGCCGAGAAGGTCTCCGACTTCGGCATCGACACGGACAACATGTTCGAGTTCTGGGACTGGGTCGGCGGCCGCTACTCGTACGACTCGGCGATCGGCCTCTCCCTGATGATCGCCATCGGGCCCGACCGCTTCCGCGAGATGCTCGACGGCTTCCACCTCGTCGACGAGCACTTCCGTACGGCGCCCGCCGAGTCCAACGTGCCGCTCCTGATGGGCCTGTTGGGCGTCTGGTACGGCAACTTCCACGACGCGCAGTCGCACGCCGTCCTGCCGTACTCGCACTACCTCTCCAAGTTCACCGCGTACCTCCAGCAGCTGGACATGGAGTCCAACGGCAAGTCCGTCGACCGCGACGGAAAGCCGGTCGACTGGCAGACGGGCCCGGTCGTCTGGGGCACGCCCGGCACCAACGGCCAGCACGCCTACTACCAACTCATCCACCAGGGCACGAAGTTGATCCCGGCGGACTTCATCGGCTTCGCCGAGCCCGTCGCCGACCTGCTGCCCGGCCTGGTCGCCCAGCACGACCTGCTGATGGCCAACTTCTTCGCGCAGACCCAGGCGCTGGCGTTCGGCAAGACGCCGGACGAGGTGCGCGCCGAGGGCGTCGCGGAGGAGCTCGTCCCGCACAAGACGTTCAAGGGCAACCACCCCACCACGACGATCCTCGCCAAGGAACTGACCCCCTCGGTCCTCGGCCAGCTCATCGCGCTGTACGAGCACAAGGTCTTCGTGCAGGGCGCCGTGTGGAACATCGACTCCTTCGACCAGTGGGGCGTCGAGCTCGGCAAGGTCCTCGCCAAGCGCGTCGAGCCCGCGCTGACCGAGGGCGCCGAGGTGCCCGACCTGGACGGGTCGACCACGGCGCTGGTCGCCAAGTACCGCGATCTGCGCGGGCGTTGA
- a CDS encoding RNA polymerase-binding protein RbpA produces MASGNAIRGSRVGAGPMGEAERGESAPRLRISFWCSNGHETQPSFASDAQVPDTWDCPRCGFPAGQDRDNPPDPPRTEPYKTHLAYVRERRSDADGEAILAEALAKLRGEI; encoded by the coding sequence GTGGCAAGTGGCAACGCGATCCGAGGAAGTCGGGTCGGGGCGGGGCCGATGGGCGAGGCCGAGCGCGGTGAGTCCGCGCCGCGACTGCGCATCTCCTTCTGGTGCTCCAACGGGCACGAGACGCAGCCGAGCTTCGCCAGCGACGCGCAGGTCCCCGATACGTGGGACTGTCCCCGCTGCGGCTTTCCGGCAGGTCAGGACCGGGACAACCCGCCGGACCCGCCGCGCACCGAGCCGTACAAGACGCACCTGGCGTATGTACGCGAGCGGCGCAGCGACGCGGACGGGGAGGCCATCCTCGCGGAAGCGCTCGCCAAACTGCGGGGCGAGATCTAG
- the secG gene encoding preprotein translocase subunit SecG translates to MGFSIALIVFSALLMLLVLMHKGKGGGLSDMFGGGMQSSVGGSSVAERNLDRITVVVGLLWFACIVALGLLMKANN, encoded by the coding sequence ATGGGGTTCTCGATCGCCCTGATCGTCTTCAGCGCCTTGCTGATGTTGCTGGTGCTGATGCACAAGGGCAAGGGCGGCGGTCTTTCCGACATGTTCGGTGGCGGCATGCAGTCGTCCGTCGGCGGATCCTCCGTCGCCGAGCGCAACCTCGACCGCATCACGGTCGTGGTCGGTCTGCTGTGGTTCGCGTGCATTGTCGCGCTCGGCCTTCTCATGAAGGCGAACAACTAG